The DNA segment TGAACGAAAAGAAGGTTTTTCGGCAAGAGTTTCGGCTCTGGCGTTGATTAGCTTCGAGGCGATCGCTGGATCTTTAGCCCATGAAGGTATCAAACCCCAGCGTAATCGTTGAAATTCACGTTTATTACTTTCAGGGTTATGTAAAACTGTCACCACAGTTTGCGTAGGTGCAATGTTATATTGAGCTTCTAAATCCAGGAGTGGCTGGATATGAAAAAACTCAGCTAATGCTTCTGGTGACTGGGTTAAAGTAAATCTTCCACACATATTTCAATTTTATCTTGTTGCATCAAATAAAACACTTAAATTCAGAATTAATTAATACTATTATTTTTATTTTTTCGGATAATTAATAACTAAATATGTGGAAATTATAAATCAGAGAATCATCCTGTTCTTTGAAAATAATTTTGTAAGATATTGTATTTTAGACCTAAATTTGCCATATATTCTGCATCATAATCTTTACATGGAAAACTTACATTTGTACGATTTTTTACCCTCAGGCAATGGCTATAAAGTCCGGCTTCTATTAACACAAATGGGCATACCATTTGAACGAACAGAAGTGAATATTTTAAAGGGAGAGAGTCGCACACCAGAATTTTTAAGTAAAAATTCTAACGGGAGAATACCAGTTTTAGAAGTTGCACCAGGGAAGTATTTAGCAGAATCAAATGCTATATTGCTTTACCTGAGCGAATATACAGAATTTTTACCTTACGACCGCTATTTAAAAGCCCAGGTAATGCAGTGGTTATTTTTTGAACAATATAGCCATGAACCATATATTGCTACATCTCGTTTTTGGGTTTCTATTTTAGGTAAAGTGGAAGAATATCGTACAGCTTTAGAAGAAAAACGGGAACCTGGTTATGCAGCTCTCAAGGTGATGGAAAATCATTTGAAATGCCATAATTTTTTCGTAGATGAGCGTTACACAATTGCTGATATTGCCTTATTTGCCTATACCCATGTCGCGGATGAAGGTGGTTTTGATTTAACGCCATTTCCAGCTATTCAAGCTTGGATAGACAGAGTTAAAGCCCAACCTGGATATATTAATATTACTCATGAACCACAATTATGTTACGATTATTAACTAGCTAAAGTAATTCGTAATTAAGAACACTAGATGTATTTTGGATTACTGAGTTAGTATTCGTTACCTTATTGGAGAAAATCGATACTAACTCATAGCTAAATTTTATTATCTCTTATCTAGACCTATTTACACTAAATATCTGTCTCAATCTCAATCAGTTTTTGCTTGGAAGATAAACCAGATTTAATTGTGATGTGGGATTTCGGCACATCAAATTTTTCAGCTAAAAGTTTGATTAACTCTTCATTAGCTTTACCATCTACTGGTGGGGATTTTAAATGTACAGTTAGGCTCCCATCATCTTGCTCGGCAATTTTTTGTTGTTTGGAATTAGGTTTAACCTTAACCCTTTTTTGCATAATCTATGTTTTTCAGTTGTTTGAGTGAGGCACAACCAAGAATACCAATATATTTTAGAAAATACAGATGCACTGTAGTGGACTGACACGACTAAAATGATGCAATAGACTTGGATGTAATTAAACGCAGATGCACGTAGATAAAGGCGGATAGCACTTCTGTTATTGCACTATTTTAGCCTTGCCACGCCAGTAGTTATTAAACCACTGGTGAGTAGGCTAATAAAAAGCCCATCGCTACCACAATGAGCAGAGACAGGATGATGGTGTTTTTTAAGCTGTGTTGATGGATGAGGGATTTTTCAGGCTAAATAGCAAGATTTTAGCCCTGAAAATTTTCAAGTGGGAGTAGTGACTTTTATTTAGGGATATCTTCTACTACCTGCACCAACTACGCCAATTTTGTGGCGATAGGAGAGTTCTGCACCAAACCAACCGGAAATGCTTGTTAGAGTACCGACAATTACGGAAATTAATAAGCCCCAAGGAAGGATTCTGGCTTCAGCGTCGCCTAAGCGGAGGAGGAAATTTACTAGTGACAGAACGAGAAGAGAGACGTTGAGGATCAGGTGCGCCCAACCTGCGTTACGTTTGCGGACACGTTCAATTTTCAAGAAGTCACTTAACCCTATGGCGGCGGCGATCGCACCTCCACCTAAACCCAGTCCAATTAACCATACAGAAGCCCTCGCCCAGAAGTAATCGCGGGTTAACCAATAGCCGAAATCGCTACCCAAGGCGGCTGCTAAGAAGGCTATGGGGAAAATTACACTGAGGGGATGTAGAGGGTGTCCGGCGATCGCTACTGTACTGGGGACACCTGTATCACGATATTCGCGATCGTCCGTTTCAATCACTGGGGGAATATTCGGAAATGGAGAGGAAGCGGAGGAACCAGAGGAAGTTGTTTCTGTTGTTTCCATAGTTAAATATCCTAGTTTTCATCTGTGGGTATTTGTTCTACATAAGCTTCGGCTTGCAAGGTGAGCTTGCCTGTTTCTGCTGCTAATTGCTGCACTCGCAAGCTCATTCCTTCTAAATCGAAGTTGCTTAAGTTTAAAATTTCGCTCGTTTGTTTTACTAAAGATTGTGTCAACTCTGGTGAGATTTCTTCACTGTTACCATAGGTGACATTCTCCAGCGTTACTGTTGTGCCATTAGCGCTAATATGGGGTTCGGCTGTAAAGGCAACTTGCTGCGGTTCGCTATTTTCTTCTAACAATATACTGGCATTTAAGGAAACTTTTCCCTCACCGGGTAAGCGAAAGTCTATTTGTTGAGGTGTGACTGTTTTTAGTTGCCCATTAATATGGATTTTCTGACTTTGAATTTTGGAGATAATAAACTCAGAATTAAAGGCGCGGTTAATATCTGCTTCTGTTAAAACAACCCGCGCACTGCCAACTGTAGGTTTAGTAAGTTCAATCTTGCCAAATGCGGCACTTAAAGGATTAATAGCAACACTATTGACCTGCATTTTCATTTCCTCCACTCGGAGGTCTTTCTGCATAACCAAACCTTCACCATTAATCTCGACTGTATCCACCTGTCCCTGAACTAGTTTTAGTGGATCAGTTTTGATACTTACATCCAAGTTATCTACTTCATCTAATTGGCTAGAAAGCCCAATTTCTGCTGCTTTATTCAGCGCTTGTTCTCCTAACCCGGTGGAATCCGGCATTATTATTTAATCTCCCAAAATTTAAATATCCTTGAGTCAATTTAGACAACTCAAATAAAATTTTTATCTATCTAGAGATGGAGTAAATATTGAATTGTTGTCTGCCTAGAAGTAGAAGTGTATTCTTCTCTAAAGAAAATCTTTGTTTTCTATCTTGAGTTACGTAGCTAATCGTTCAAAGGAAGGAGGAAAGTCCACAAAGAACTATGTCACTCTGAGAGAAGTTAAGAATCCGACTACTTTTCTGAGGAGAACATAGAATGGTATCAACTTTAGATGATACAAAGCGTAATGCTATTGCTGAGAAATTAGCAGATGCCAAGCTTCTTCAAGAGTTAATAATTGAAAATCAGGAAAGATTTTTAAGAGAATCAACTGATAATGAAATCTCTAATCGCATTCGTGATTTTCTAGAAGATGACCGGAAAAACTTAGGCATTATAGAGACTGTCATTGTTCAATATGGTATACAAAAAGAACCAAGACAAACAGTCCGCGAAATGGTTGACCAAGTTCGCCAATTAATGCAAGGTTCCCAACTAAATTTCTTTGAAAAAGTAGCTCAACATGAGTTGCTGAAGCACAAACAAGTTATGAGCGGTTTGCTGGTTCACAAAGCAGCCCAAAAAGTGGGTGCTGATGTGCTGGCTGCTATTGGCCCCCTAAACACAGTTAACTTTGAGAACCGCGCTCACCAAGAACAACTCAAAGGTATTTTAGAAATTTTGGGCGTTCGTGAACTCACCGGACAAGACGCAGATCAAGGTATTTGGGGACGAGTTCAAGATGCGATCGCTGCATTTAGTGGTGCAGTTGGTAGCGCAGTTACCCAAGGTTCTGATAAGCAAGATATGAATATCCAAGATGTGATCCGCATGGATCACAACAAAGTAAATATTTTGTTTACTGAACTACAACAAAGCAATGATCCTCAAAAAATCCAAGAGTATTTTGGTCAAATCTACAAGGATTTAACTGCTCATGCCGAAGCAGAAGAAGAAGTCCTCTACCCCAGAGTGCGTTCTTTCTACGGTGAAGGCGACACCCAAGAACTGTACGACGAACAATCGGAAATGAAGCGCCTGTTAGAGCAAATCAAGGCTATCAGCCCCTCTGCTCCTGAATTCAAGGATAGAGTTAGACAATTGGCTGATATTGTCATGGATCACGTCCGTCAAGAAGAAAGCACCTTGTTTGCTGCTATTCGCAACAACCTCAGTTCTGAACAAACTGAGCAATGGGCTACCGAATTTAAAGCCGCTAAGAGCAAAATTCAACAAAGATTAGGTGGTCAAGCTACTGGCGCAGGTGTTTAGAACTTAGCACTAGCTACCGCTAACATAATTGTTTTTGTTGCCCGTTCATTCCTTGTTTTATGGAGTGGGCGGGCTGTTTTGATGATTGCTTATAATACCAACTCAATTGATGATTGCAACACATCATTGGGTAAAGACGCGATGAATTGCGGGGTGAAGAAGACGCGATGAATCGCGTCTCTACAGATGTTTGATTTGTCGCATTCTTTTTTCAAATTGGTATAACTTATAATTAATAGGACTTGGTCTCAGGAGATTGACATCATGACACATATCTCCCCAAAAACACTTACTTGTGAAGATTTTCTCTGTCAATACCGAGACAATCCCCGTTATGAATTAGCAGATGGAGAATTAATTGATATGGAACCCACTGGCCCCCACGAAACGGTGAGTGGCAAGTTGGCAACCCAAATTGGGATCTACCTCGTCTCAGAACAACTCCCTTGGTTTATTCCTCGCACTTGTTTAATTTATCCCTTCGCAGATACAGCTACAGCTCGTCGTCCTGATATTGTAGTCCTCGATGAAACTGTTCTCGACCGTGAACCCCTTTGGACACGAGAACCTGTAATTACAACGGGACGCTCAATTAAACTGGTGGTGGAAGTTGTTAGTACCAACTGGGAAACTGACTATGCTCGGAAGGTTGAGGAATATGCCCTCTTAGGAATTCCTGAATATTGGATTGTCGATTATCGAGGCTTGGGCGGTGTAACGTTTATTGGTAAACCTAAACAACCTACATTTACTGTTTGTCAGCTGGTTGAAGATACTTATACTCAGCAACAATACCGACTAAATCAAACAATTAACTCACCGCTTTTGCCTGGTCTGCAACTTCGTTTAGATGACGTTCTGCCTCGTTAAATGCAATTTTTACGAGTGCTATTGTAGTCAACATTGCAAAAAATCTGTGAAAGCGATCGCTCTTGGCGGTTCCTATGAATGATAATTTTAAGCATTGGGAACCCTTAACAATCGAAGTTTATGAACGCAGCCGACGATAAAACCATTGTTCGTGAGTATTTCAATTCCACGGGGTTTGACCGATGGAAACGCATTTATGGCGATGGCGAAGTCAACAAAGTCCAACTCGACATCCGCAATGGTCATCAGCAAACGGTGGATAGTGTCATCGGCTGGCTAAAAAATGACGGCAATTTAGCGGAGTTATCCATTTGTGATGCTGGCTGTGGCGTGGGTAGTCTCAGCATTCCCCTAGCGACAGAAGGGGCTAAAGTCTACGCCAGCGACATTTCCGAGAAAATGGTGGAAGAAGGCAAGCAGAGAGCCTTAGAAACCTTGGGAAATGCCGAAAATCCCACTTTTGCTGTGCAGGATTTGGAATCCTTGAGTGGTAGTTATCACACTGTTATTTGCTTGGATGTACTCATTCACTACCCCCAAGAAAAAGCTGATGAAATGATTTCTCACCTCTGTTCTTTGGCACAGTCTAGAATCATTCTCAGTTTTGCACCCAAAACCTGCGCCTTGACTTTACTCAAGAAAATTGGCAGTTTCTTTCCTGGCCCAAGTAAAACCACCCGCGCCTATCTACACCGTGAAGCTGATGTCATCAAAATATTAGAAAGCAACGGCTTTGCTATTCAAAGAAAAGAGTTCACTAAAACTCGTTTCTACTTCTCCCGCATATTAGAAGCAACACGTTCTTAAATTAGATATTGGAAACTGGGGAAGAAGCAGGGGAGGTGATAAAAAGATTTTCCCTTTTCCCCCTGCACCCTGCCCCTCTGCCCATTACCCATTCCCCATTCCCCAATGCGTAAGTTTATCATCGACACAGATACCGCCTCAGATGATGCTGTAGCCCTCATCATGGCGCATCATTGGCCGGACGTTGAAATTGTGGCGGTAACAATCGTCAACGGAAATGTCCCCGTTGAGCAAGGAGTCAAAAACGCCTTATACACAATTCAAGTATGCAACGCCTCTACACCTGTATATGTCGGCTGCACCAAGCCAATACTACGGGAATCTCTTTATGCTGATTGGTTTCACGGCAAAGATGGTATGGGTAATATGTACTACCCTGAGCCAAAAAGCAAGCCAGAATCAGCACACGCCACTGATGTAATTATTGACATTATCAAACAATACCCTGGTGAAATTACCCTGGTGACCCTGGGGCCGTTGACAAATATTGCTACTGCACTACTCAAAGCGCCGGAGATTGCCCAACTAGTGCAGCGTTGCGTGATTATGGGTGGTGCAGCGAATACAGTGGGTAATGTCACACCTGCGGCTGAATATAACATTTGGGTAGACCCAGAAGCCGCTAAGATTGTCTTTCATAGTGGAATGCCGATGGAAATGGTCGGTTGGGAGTTGAGCCGTCACGATGCGGCGTTGACTTTTGCAGAAGTAGAAACAGTGATGAATTTCGGCACGGAAAGGGCGCGTTTGGCGATGGAGTGTAACAGGACAGCCTTGGATGTTGCCATGAGAGAGCAAGGTGCTGTTGGTCTCACCTTAGCTGATCCTGTGGCGATCGCAGTTGCGCTTGATCCAGATATTGTTACACGTCAAGGAAAATACTTCGTCGATGTGGAAATTACGAGCGAACTAACTAGAGGTGCTACAGTCGTTGATGAGTTAGAAGTGCTAAATAAAAGTCCAAATATGAATGTGATTTGGGCAATAAATGTGATGGGATGGAAGGAAATTTTGTATTGTTGTTTACACTAGTCTGGGTTGGAGTAGGGAAAGATTACACCAAATCTCTTTAATTTTGAATTTTGAATTGTTACTGGAACCTTTGGCAAAGTGAGGTTAAAATCACAAACAAAGTGTAAATCTGGAGTGAAACATGAAGACTGCTGAAAAGTTAGCTACAGGTTGGCTATTAACACTCGGATTCATGTTTTTGACGGTATCTGTCTCTGCGATAATTCAAAGAAATACGATGCTCAAGCCCATCGCCACGGGCGAAAATGAGGAGATGGTACAGGAGTATGTGAACAGGGATGCTCTTCATGCCCTGGATAATACTGCTACCCAAGGTGTAATTTTCGGCGTACCGACGATGATTTTGGGGATATGGTTGGGTGTGGGAATGTATTTACAAAACAAAAATTCCCAAAAGGCTCTTCAACAACAATTAAGCGATCGCCTACAGTCTGTTTTTTATCACATGATCCAAGAAAATCAAGGACGCATCACAGTTTTAGGTTTTGCGATGCAGTCACAACTACCTGCAACCGTTGCTAGAGAATATTTAGATTATAAAGCTAAAGAATTCAACGCTAATTTTCAGGTCAATGAGGAAGGCTCGGTATCATATCATTTTGATGTCTAATTCCCCATCTAATGACGCAGATTTTTGTTAGCATAGCTGCCATTTTAGGCGGTTTGTCCGTTGCCGCCGGGGCTTTCGCTTCCCATGCCCTGCGGGAAAGAATTAGTGAGCGATCGCTGGAAATCTTCGACACTGGCGCTCGCTACCAAATGTATCATGCCCTCGCGCTTTTGCTAGTCGCTCTCCTCATCAGTCGTACCCCAACCCCACCCACTACCTTATTAGCTAGTGGGTGGTTATTCATCATCGGTATAGCAATTTTTTCTGGCAGCCTGTATGCCCTCAGTTTAACTGGAATTAAAATCTTAGGGGCGATCACTCCC comes from the Nostoc sp. PCC 7120 = FACHB-418 genome and includes:
- a CDS encoding DUF2231 domain-containing protein encodes the protein METTETTSSGSSASSPFPNIPPVIETDDREYRDTGVPSTVAIAGHPLHPLSVIFPIAFLAAALGSDFGYWLTRDYFWARASVWLIGLGLGGGAIAAAIGLSDFLKIERVRKRNAGWAHLILNVSLLVLSLVNFLLRLGDAEARILPWGLLISVIVGTLTSISGWFGAELSYRHKIGVVGAGSRRYP
- a CDS encoding DUF167 domain-containing protein, with the protein product MQKRVKVKPNSKQQKIAEQDDGSLTVHLKSPPVDGKANEELIKLLAEKFDVPKSHITIKSGLSSKQKLIEIETDI
- a CDS encoding LmeA family phospholipid-binding protein — its product is MPDSTGLGEQALNKAAEIGLSSQLDEVDNLDVSIKTDPLKLVQGQVDTVEINGEGLVMQKDLRVEEMKMQVNSVAINPLSAAFGKIELTKPTVGSARVVLTEADINRAFNSEFIISKIQSQKIHINGQLKTVTPQQIDFRLPGEGKVSLNASILLEENSEPQQVAFTAEPHISANGTTVTLENVTYGNSEEISPELTQSLVKQTSEILNLSNFDLEGMSLRVQQLAAETGKLTLQAEAYVEQIPTDEN
- a CDS encoding DUF423 domain-containing protein, with the protein product MTQIFVSIAAILGGLSVAAGAFASHALRERISERSLEIFDTGARYQMYHALALLLVALLISRTPTPPTTLLASGWLFIIGIAIFSGSLYALSLTGIKILGAITPLGGVAFLLGWGALAVAAFSIKL
- a CDS encoding glutathione S-transferase family protein — translated: MENLHLYDFLPSGNGYKVRLLLTQMGIPFERTEVNILKGESRTPEFLSKNSNGRIPVLEVAPGKYLAESNAILLYLSEYTEFLPYDRYLKAQVMQWLFFEQYSHEPYIATSRFWVSILGKVEEYRTALEEKREPGYAALKVMENHLKCHNFFVDERYTIADIALFAYTHVADEGGFDLTPFPAIQAWIDRVKAQPGYINITHEPQLCYDY
- a CDS encoding hemerythrin domain-containing protein, translating into MVSTLDDTKRNAIAEKLADAKLLQELIIENQERFLRESTDNEISNRIRDFLEDDRKNLGIIETVIVQYGIQKEPRQTVREMVDQVRQLMQGSQLNFFEKVAQHELLKHKQVMSGLLVHKAAQKVGADVLAAIGPLNTVNFENRAHQEQLKGILEILGVRELTGQDADQGIWGRVQDAIAAFSGAVGSAVTQGSDKQDMNIQDVIRMDHNKVNILFTELQQSNDPQKIQEYFGQIYKDLTAHAEAEEEVLYPRVRSFYGEGDTQELYDEQSEMKRLLEQIKAISPSAPEFKDRVRQLADIVMDHVRQEESTLFAAIRNNLSSEQTEQWATEFKAAKSKIQQRLGGQATGAGV
- the bchM gene encoding magnesium protoporphyrin IX methyltransferase, with the protein product MNAADDKTIVREYFNSTGFDRWKRIYGDGEVNKVQLDIRNGHQQTVDSVIGWLKNDGNLAELSICDAGCGVGSLSIPLATEGAKVYASDISEKMVEEGKQRALETLGNAENPTFAVQDLESLSGSYHTVICLDVLIHYPQEKADEMISHLCSLAQSRIILSFAPKTCALTLLKKIGSFFPGPSKTTRAYLHREADVIKILESNGFAIQRKEFTKTRFYFSRILEATRS
- a CDS encoding Uma2 family endonuclease — encoded protein: MTHISPKTLTCEDFLCQYRDNPRYELADGELIDMEPTGPHETVSGKLATQIGIYLVSEQLPWFIPRTCLIYPFADTATARRPDIVVLDETVLDREPLWTREPVITTGRSIKLVVEVVSTNWETDYARKVEEYALLGIPEYWIVDYRGLGGVTFIGKPKQPTFTVCQLVEDTYTQQQYRLNQTINSPLLPGLQLRLDDVLPR
- a CDS encoding nucleoside hydrolase, translating into MRKFIIDTDTASDDAVALIMAHHWPDVEIVAVTIVNGNVPVEQGVKNALYTIQVCNASTPVYVGCTKPILRESLYADWFHGKDGMGNMYYPEPKSKPESAHATDVIIDIIKQYPGEITLVTLGPLTNIATALLKAPEIAQLVQRCVIMGGAANTVGNVTPAAEYNIWVDPEAAKIVFHSGMPMEMVGWELSRHDAALTFAEVETVMNFGTERARLAMECNRTALDVAMREQGAVGLTLADPVAIAVALDPDIVTRQGKYFVDVEITSELTRGATVVDELEVLNKSPNMNVIWAINVMGWKEILYCCLH